A stretch of DNA from Merismopedia glauca CCAP 1448/3:
CCTGTGGCGATCGCATTAGTTTGTGGCACCCAGACGATAGTACGAATGGCTTGGGAATGACCTTTGATCGTCTGTAAAACTTCGCCAGTTGCAGCTTCCCAGACTTTAATTGTTCCATCTGTACTCCCACTACCTAATTTTTGCCCATCAGGACTAAAAGCCAAGGTTTGTACCCAACCATCGTGTCCACTCAAGGTTTCAACTTCTGTTTGTCTTAGAGATTCGCAGCAACATTGAGGATAGCCTAGTAGTGGAAAGATTGGGAAAATAATTGGGTTTTGTTTGGTTTCAGGACTGGAGGATAAATCAATTAAAATCTCTCTAGGGGATTGATAGCGTTTTTGGGTGCCAATTTCGAGCATTCGGTTAATAATTTGCGCCAATGCATCGCTAATGGGATTAGTTACTAGATATTTGCGCCACATCCAGTCTCCGATTCCCGTATCAAATAGTTCTAGGGGATCGATTTTGGTGAGCAAATAAATGCAAGTTACCCCTAAACTGTAGATATCACTGGCAAATACCGCTTTACCGATAGCTTGTTCTGGCGATACATATCTGACACTACCAACTACGGTTCCTGTCTTACCCAATACGGTTTTAGTCGCAAATCTCGCTGCACCAAAGTCTACTAAAACTAATTTTCCATCAGGACGGCGAATAATGTTTTCTGGTTTAATGTCACGATGAATGACGTGTTGGGAGTGGATAAATTCCAGTAAAGGCAGAAATTCTGCTAAAAAATGACGCAATTGTGCTTCATTAAAGCATCCTTTAGTTTCCAATTCTGCGGCTAGATGTTCTCCAGCGATGAATTCTTGAACTAGATACTGGCGATCGCCGTTGACTATATACGCCAATAACTCTGGTATTTGGGGATGCTTGCCCAATTCATCGAGCCTTAACGCCTCTTGGTGAAATAATCTCACCGCAGTTTGAATATGCTTTCGATTTTCTCCTTGAGGTAAAAACTGCTTGATCGCACAATGGGGTTGAGATGGTTTAGCCTCATCTTTCGCCAAAAAAGTCTTGCCAAACCCACCTTGCGCCAATACCTTGAGGGGACGATACCGTTCACCCAACAGCAACCTCTCTCCGCAACTATGACAATACTTAGCTGTAGGGGGATTTTTGGGTTTCTGACAACTGGGATTGAGACAATAGCTCATATCAGAGGGGAATCGCCAATTTGTCTACCCATGTTAGTCTGTCGGCAGGATTTGCTGTGGGTTAATCTACAAAACTTATCGTTTTGGGGATTGGGGATTGTGACAAGTTTCTCATCGTCATTACAGTCAGTTAAACCAAAATATTTGTCGCAAATTTAGGCAGATTTTCGGCTAACCAATGAGCATCACTTTGACGATTAGTTTTAATCTCTAAAACTCTAATTCCCTGTGCTGGAAAAAGATTTAAATTTTTTTTTAATTGCTGCCAATTAGTAATTAACTGATATTCAACTTCATAGGTGCTAGACAATTTCTGGAAGTCAATATTTTGCGGTGTTGCAAAAAACTCTTCAAATGGTGGTTCAAATTTGGCTATGGGTAGCGTTTGAAAAATTCCCCCACCGTTGTTATTAATTAAAATAATTGTTAAGCTGCCGACCAGTTTTCTACTGAGTAAAAATCCATTTGTATCGTGTAATAAAGCTAAATCTCCAGTTAATAAAAAAGTAGATTTTTGTTGATATGCAAATCCTAATGCTGTAGATAAAGTCCCATCAATTCCATTCGCCCCCCGACTAAAAAAGGTTTTATTTTGTAGATTGTTAGGCATCCAGAAAAACTCTACATCTCTTACTGCCATACTATTAGCAATAAATACTTGAGTTAGTGAAGGTAAGAATTGAGACAGCAACCAAGCAACTTTACCTTCAATTAACTGCTCGGTAGTTTCCATTTTTTTGCTGATAGCATCTCTGACTTTAGTGTCAAATTGATGCCACTGATTCAAATAGTCTAAGTTATGGGGATGAAGAGAATTGTCGCCAATTAGATTGACTACGTTTTCTAATGACGATCTAATATGAGTTGTATTGCCATGTAAAGGATCAAAATTATGACTGCTGGGATCGACTATCCAACGCCGAGATTGACTTTTATCTAACCATCCCCGCAACTCTTTGCTGGTGGGTAATTCACCGATTTGAATTATTATTTCTGGCGTGAGTTTTTCAGCTAATTCTGAATTACGTAAAATCAGATCGTAAGTGCAAATTAAATTGGGGTTTAAATCTGCATAATTTCTGAGAGGAGAGAGTCCTTCAGCTAATACTGGAAAGCCCAATATTTGAGAAAGACGAGCGATCGCCAAACAATATTCTTGAGGATCTTGTGGTTGCGCTAATCCTCCAATAATTATCCCTTGATGAGATTTTTTCCATTCTTCCACCAAGTTATCAATAGATACACGATGGGGTGATGTGGGGGAAAATTCTGGAGGGGAAATCCCGATAAAAAAGTCTTGTGACTCCAACTGAGACTCGATCGAACTCAAATCTTTACCATCAGGAAGTGGTGCTAAAGGATCGTCAAAGGGTATATTGAGATGAACTACGCCAGGAACAGGGAAAAGCGATCGCTCCCAAGCATAAATTATGGTTTGGCGTAAATACCTTAATTGACTTATTTCGGCTGAAGGTACGGCTAATTCTGTTTGCCAGTTAGGATAATTGCTATATAATCTGATTTGCTCGATAGTTTGACCAGAATGACACTCTCGCAATTGGGGAGGGCGATCGGCTGTCAAAACTAGCAGGGGTACGCGACTTTCTCTAGCTTCAATAATAGCAGGATAAAAGTTAGCGCCAGCAGTCCCCGAAGTACAGACTAAAACTGTCGGTAAACCCGTTCTTTTGGCGATTCCCAACCCAAAAAAAGCCGCAGAACGCTCATCTAAAACTGGAATGGCTTCTATAGATTCATGTTGAGCAAAAGCAACTGCTAACGGGGTAGAGCGAGATCCAGGGCAGATAATTGCGGTTTTTAGTCCTAACTTGCTTAAAGTTTCGACGAGAATTGATGCCCAAAGTGTATTAGTATTGCGAAAATCAGTCAAATTCTTCCTCAAATTCTGCTGATAGAGAGTCGAGAAGCTAATTATCAGTCAGGGTATGTTAGTAAAGTTCGTATGATGTGCAATAGTTATTAGTCTTGGACGTAATCTTCTCCACTTAGTAATGCTTTTTGAGCGCTCATAAATTCTCGTCCTAGATAAGCTGCATGATCTAACATAGTTACAGGACAAGGATCGGTTTCTTCAAAGATTTTGACACACAATTCCTTTGCCGTCCTACCTGTAAATAAAGTTGTTTGAGTTCTTTCAACTTTACCTTTAGCAGGTATCACTTTTCCCGTCTCTGGATCGACAGCCAAGCCTTGTTCATTAATCACATTGGTAAAGTGTTTAGCACAAATTAACTTGGCTTCTAAATCTAGGTAAATAATAAAATATCCAGCCGGATCGAGATCGATATGACGATGAGAAAGTTCATCATCAATTGCTACTATATTTTCTAATGTTTCAGGCATAGTGTGAGGCACAAGAGGGACAATTAAGACTTTATTAATATCAGTCTAATACCATTTTGGATTTTGGACTTCTGCGCTCGCGCAGAAGTTGAGCTTGTTGAAACTAAGTCGAACGATTTTGGATTGAGTTTTAAGTAGCGATTCTGTGAATCTATCTGTAGCTTGCTTCCTTCTGCCTTCTCTCAACCAGCTAAATTAAATCTAACAGCAGCTTACGATTGTTTCTGAACAAAAGGGATTCCCTGATTTAGTGCGGCAATTTCTCGCTCTTCCAAAACATTGACTTCTTTGATATAGGGTAAGACGATTTGGGCAAATCTGCGATCGCAAAACCGATGTAAACTCCGATTGGGGGTAGCTGGAAATCCACGCCGCTTTTTGTGTCTCCCCCCAGCACCAGGATCGAAAACTTGAATTTTATGAGCGATCGCCCATTCAATCGGAGTATAGTAGCAAGCATCAAAGTGCAGAGAATCAAATTCTTGCTGACAACCCCAGTATCTACCATACAGGCGATCGCCTTTAGTCACACAAAAAGACATACCAATTGGTTGTTGAGGTGCTGTTTCTTGATAAGCAGCTACAAACAAAATCCGATGGGAATAGTTACTTTGTAACTGTTGAAAAAAGGTTCTATTTAAATACTTACTCCCCCACCAGCCAAATTTATCGCAGGTATCGCTATAAAAGTCATACATCAGAGAAAATAGAGACTCTGGGATTTCTTCAGCCGATAAAGCTTTGAGAACTAACCCCGCTTGGCTAACGGCTTTGCGTTCTCTTTTAATATTCCGCCTTTGGTTAGCATTGAAAACAGCTAAATAGTCGTCAAAATTCTCAAATCCAGAGTTTTGCCACACATAGCTGTGATTGATCCAAGTAGTAAAGCCATGACCTTCCATAATAGATTGCCATTGAGGATCTATATATAGAAAATGGCAGCCACTAAGACGATGTTCTTGGCAAAATCGGTCTATTTGCGCCACCATCAGGGCAGTTAATGCAATTTCGTCTTCGCCTGGAGCAATCAAAAATCGATAGCCTTCTGCGGGCGTTACGGGCGACATCCCGACTAATTTGGGATAGTATTTAATCCCCATTCGATTGGCTAAATCTGCCCATTGATGATCGAAAACAAATTCGCCGTAACTATGACCTTTAAGATAGAGGGGAGCAGCAGCAACTAAATTGCGATCGCGCCACACTGTTAGATGATTGGGTAACCACCCATTTTGAGGAGTTATACTACCAGAACTCTCTAAGTTATGCAGCCAATCCCACTCAAAAAAAGGAGTTTTCAAAGTTTGGGCTAGTGCATCCCAAGCGGGTTGAGGAACTTCCGCTATCTTCTGGTGCCAATTAACGGAGTAAGTGGATTGAATTTGTTTCACGATAATGGAGAGAGCAGGTGAGAATCTAGTAGGAAAACTATAACAGTCGCCAAAACTATTGGGAACGTTCCTGAAGGCAAAACCCCTTCATTCTAGGGCATTTTACTGCTGTACAGACCTAGCACTGCTGCGTCTTGTGTGCGGTCAAGATTGAAACATCCAACCAAAAACTGGGGTGCAAGGATTCGAACCTCGGAATGGCTGGACCAAAACCAGCTGCCTTACCACTTGGCGACACCCCAATGTGTTTACCTTTGATATATTAACAGTTTTCTACTGGATTTTGTCAAGGGGTCATTTGTCCATTTTCCTCGATTGGATTTCGGTAAGGAGTAAGGAGTAAAGAGTAAGGAGTTAATGTAATTGGGATAATTGGGAACTATACTGCACACGTTGACAATCTGAGCTTTTGTGAAAGCATCAGGTAATATTATTTGATGCGCTCAGAGTAACGTAAAAGCGCAATCTCTGCCCGTGCGAAGTATAGTGCAGATCTATACACATAATTTTGCCTACCTATCTTAAAGGCGCGGATCTTTCAACAACTTCGCTGCATCCCCTAGTAATACATCGCCCCAACCAACCGTCTTCAACACCTGCAAATCTAGCACCTGCCCTAGCAACTCAATTCCTTCTTTCCACAACACCAAACCTCTATCTGACTCACCCTTGGCATACAAAGCCACTCCCAAAGCTAGTTTTGGTGCAGGAAATTGACTGTCAATACTAATGGTTTTACGCCAATCATTCATGGCTGCATCTATCTGTTTGATTTCATAAAGGACAAAACCTCGGTTGTTGTAGGCATTAACATATGTAGGATCTAAAGCAATAGTTTGGTTGTAATTAGCTACAGCCGCGCGGTACTCTTTCTGTTCGCCGTAGATCACCCCTCGGTTGTAATAGGCTAAAGCATATTTCGGATCGATAGCAATAGCTTGATTGAAGTCGGCAATGGCAGCACGGTAGTCTTTTAGGTTCTTGTGGGCAAGACCTCGGTTGTTGTAGGCATTAACATACTTAGGATTCAGAGCAATAGTTTGGCTGTAGTTGGCTATAGCCGCGCGGTAGTCTTTCAGTTCACCATAAGCAAGACCTCGATTATAGTAGGCATCAACATATTTGGGATCGATAGCAATAGTTTGGTTGTAATCAGCAATAGCCGCAGGGTATTCTTTCAGTTCGCCGTGAGCTACACCTCTGTTGTAGTAGGCATTAACATATTTGGGATCGATAGCAATAGCTTGGTTGTAATCGGCTATAGCAGTGCGGTAGTCTTTCAGTTCCCCACGCACAACACCTCGGTTATAGTAGGCATTAACATATTTGGGATCTAGAGCAATAGTTTGGTTGTAGTCGGCTATAGCAGCAGAGTAATTTTTGAGTAGACCGTGAGTAACGCCTCGGTTGTAGTAGGCTAAAGCATATTTGGGATCTAAAGCAATAGTTTGGGTGTAGTCGGCTATAGCAGCGCGGTAGTCTTTCAGTTCCCCACGGACAAAACCTCGGTTGTTATAGGCATTAACATATTTGGGATCTAGAGCAATAGTTTGGTTGTAGTCAGCGATAGCGGCGGAGTACTCTTTCAGTTCTCCACGCACAACGCCTCGGTTGTAGTAGGCTAAGGCATATTTCGGATCGATTTCAATCGTTTGGGTATAGTCAGCAATAGCGGCGGAGTAGTCTTTCAGTTCCCCGTGAGCATAACCTCTACCAAAGTAAGCTTTAGCATACTTAGGATTAATTTCTACAGCCTTGTTATATTCCTCTATAGCTCCTTTATAATCTTTTTTCTTTTCTAAATCTACACCTTTTAAATAAAAATCATCAGCTTTTGGACTTTTAACTACCTTTACCTGTGGCAGGCTTACCCCCACGTCCATTAAAGCTAGTCTCAAAAACGTATTAACGGAAATCCCCAAGTTGTTTCCCGTACTCGCCACTTTAATTCCATCTCCAGAAGCTTGCGCTTGGGTTTCCGCTTTGCCGTGGATGGCGATTACTTCCCCTTGCTCGTTTAATACTGGTCCTCCGCTCATTCCCCCCAAGGTGGGATTGGTATAAACTAGGGAATAACCATCATCTAAAAGTTGGTTGGCATTAGCTGAGACTTGTCCCGGCAAGAAGCGATACAACTCAGAACTAGTCACACTTGAGGTTTTAGCGGGGAAACCAGCCACATAGACAATTGTTCCTTCTGAAGCCTCATCTGAGTTGCCAGTTTTAGCAACTTTGTAGGTTTTATTACTAGTAAATTGAACTACAGCTAAATCCGTTCCCGATTTATGCTTAATTTTCTGGCTATCTATCGGGTAACGTTCTCCATCTGGAGTAATTACGGTATATTTTCCGCCTTCTGGAACTACATGATAGGCTGTGAGAACGTAGTATGTGGTATCTTCCTGTTTGATAATAAATCCCGAACCCTGCTTATTTTTCCCTGCAACTTGCCATTCAATCCGCACGGTAATCTGTTTGGCAATCTTACCAACTTCTTGAGCGGTTAAGGCGTTAGCCGTTTGGCTGTAAGATTGCACTAGGGCGATGGAAGTTCCTATTAAAGCGGCGGAGAGTCGGTGTTTGAGGTGCATGGCTCAATAGCTGGGTGAATAAAAGACAAATCCCAGGGGTTATTTTGTTTATAGCATAATAGACCTGTTGCCTCAGAGGCGATCAAATCCAGAATTTACTCGCCAACCCTCTTCCTTATTCCTTCAAGAATGCTTTTTATTAAAGATCTCACCTATCATCCACCGGCTACGCCTACAGCTATCCTCAAATCAATTAATCTATCTTTAGCACCCCAACAGTTAGGATTGATAGTTGGTCCTAGTGGTTCTGGGAAAAGTACCTTGCTAGAAATATTGGCTGGATTAGCCGAAAGCCATAGTGGTGGGATTTTTTGGCGAGAACAAGAGCTAACTTTTTTAGAATTAGAGCAGTTAGCTGGATTGGTATTTCAGTTTCCAGAGAGACATTTTTGTGGCGGTACTATTTTAGAAGAACTGCGGTTGGGACATCCAGAGTTGGGTTCAGAAAAGGTGCATGAAGCACTAGCAGAAGTAGGATTGGAGGGTTTATC
This window harbors:
- a CDS encoding DUF4346 domain-containing protein, with translation MPETLENIVAIDDELSHRHIDLDPAGYFIIYLDLEAKLICAKHFTNVINEQGLAVDPETGKVIPAKGKVERTQTTLFTGRTAKELCVKIFEETDPCPVTMLDHAAYLGREFMSAQKALLSGEDYVQD
- a CDS encoding serine protease, whose translation is MHLKHRLSAALIGTSIALVQSYSQTANALTAQEVGKIAKQITVRIEWQVAGKNKQGSGFIIKQEDTTYYVLTAYHVVPEGGKYTVITPDGERYPIDSQKIKHKSGTDLAVVQFTSNKTYKVAKTGNSDEASEGTIVYVAGFPAKTSSVTSSELYRFLPGQVSANANQLLDDGYSLVYTNPTLGGMSGGPVLNEQGEVIAIHGKAETQAQASGDGIKVASTGNNLGISVNTFLRLALMDVGVSLPQVKVVKSPKADDFYLKGVDLEKKKDYKGAIEEYNKAVEINPKYAKAYFGRGYAHGELKDYSAAIADYTQTIEIDPKYALAYYNRGVVRGELKEYSAAIADYNQTIALDPKYVNAYNNRGFVRGELKDYRAAIADYTQTIALDPKYALAYYNRGVTHGLLKNYSAAIADYNQTIALDPKYVNAYYNRGVVRGELKDYRTAIADYNQAIAIDPKYVNAYYNRGVAHGELKEYPAAIADYNQTIAIDPKYVDAYYNRGLAYGELKDYRAAIANYSQTIALNPKYVNAYNNRGLAHKNLKDYRAAIADFNQAIAIDPKYALAYYNRGVIYGEQKEYRAAVANYNQTIALDPTYVNAYNNRGFVLYEIKQIDAAMNDWRKTISIDSQFPAPKLALGVALYAKGESDRGLVLWKEGIELLGQVLDLQVLKTVGWGDVLLGDAAKLLKDPRL
- a CDS encoding ABC transporter ATP-binding protein, with translation MLFIKDLTYHPPATPTAILKSINLSLAPQQLGLIVGPSGSGKSTLLEILAGLAESHSGGIFWREQELTFLELEQLAGLVFQFPERHFCGGTILEELRLGHPELGSEKVHEALAEVGLEGLSLSTPPQSLSGGQQRRLALAVQLIRQPHLLLLDEPTAGLDWSMRRQLVSLLGRLKTHWTLLVVSHDPTELVGIADICWKMKHGELEPFEPAIAQISETDS
- a CDS encoding serine/threonine-protein kinase, producing MSYCLNPSCQKPKNPPTAKYCHSCGERLLLGERYRPLKVLAQGGFGKTFLAKDEAKPSQPHCAIKQFLPQGENRKHIQTAVRLFHQEALRLDELGKHPQIPELLAYIVNGDRQYLVQEFIAGEHLAAELETKGCFNEAQLRHFLAEFLPLLEFIHSQHVIHRDIKPENIIRRPDGKLVLVDFGAARFATKTVLGKTGTVVGSVRYVSPEQAIGKAVFASDIYSLGVTCIYLLTKIDPLELFDTGIGDWMWRKYLVTNPISDALAQIINRMLEIGTQKRYQSPREILIDLSSSPETKQNPIIFPIFPLLGYPQCCCESLRQTEVETLSGHDGWVQTLAFSPDGQKLGSGSTDGTIKVWEAATGEVLQTIKGHSQAIRTIVWVPQTNAIATGSLDRTIKVWETDTAQALSTIKAHADGICALAINANVKPQIGAVLASGSKDSAIKLWQTDTNQQIYTLNGHSRAVTSLVFTPDGKHLISGGDDRTIKLWQVTTGKLVHTFSQKIGWINHLAISPNGEILACATDDKTIKLWQLTDGKLIQTLISPSCALYAVAFSPDGSNLAAAGDDKTIRVWRVNTGELVNSLTGHTSSILTLAFHPSGKMLASGSSDRTIKLWTGN
- the menD gene encoding 2-succinyl-5-enolpyruvyl-6-hydroxy-3-cyclohexene-1-carboxylic-acid synthase — encoded protein: MTDFRNTNTLWASILVETLSKLGLKTAIICPGSRSTPLAVAFAQHESIEAIPVLDERSAAFFGLGIAKRTGLPTVLVCTSGTAGANFYPAIIEARESRVPLLVLTADRPPQLRECHSGQTIEQIRLYSNYPNWQTELAVPSAEISQLRYLRQTIIYAWERSLFPVPGVVHLNIPFDDPLAPLPDGKDLSSIESQLESQDFFIGISPPEFSPTSPHRVSIDNLVEEWKKSHQGIIIGGLAQPQDPQEYCLAIARLSQILGFPVLAEGLSPLRNYADLNPNLICTYDLILRNSELAEKLTPEIIIQIGELPTSKELRGWLDKSQSRRWIVDPSSHNFDPLHGNTTHIRSSLENVVNLIGDNSLHPHNLDYLNQWHQFDTKVRDAISKKMETTEQLIEGKVAWLLSQFLPSLTQVFIANSMAVRDVEFFWMPNNLQNKTFFSRGANGIDGTLSTALGFAYQQKSTFLLTGDLALLHDTNGFLLSRKLVGSLTIILINNNGGGIFQTLPIAKFEPPFEEFFATPQNIDFQKLSSTYEVEYQLITNWQQLKKNLNLFPAQGIRVLEIKTNRQSDAHWLAENLPKFATNILV
- a CDS encoding GNAT family N-acetyltransferase — encoded protein: MVKQIQSTYSVNWHQKIAEVPQPAWDALAQTLKTPFFEWDWLHNLESSGSITPQNGWLPNHLTVWRDRNLVAAAPLYLKGHSYGEFVFDHQWADLANRMGIKYYPKLVGMSPVTPAEGYRFLIAPGEDEIALTALMVAQIDRFCQEHRLSGCHFLYIDPQWQSIMEGHGFTTWINHSYVWQNSGFENFDDYLAVFNANQRRNIKRERKAVSQAGLVLKALSAEEIPESLFSLMYDFYSDTCDKFGWWGSKYLNRTFFQQLQSNYSHRILFVAAYQETAPQQPIGMSFCVTKGDRLYGRYWGCQQEFDSLHFDACYYTPIEWAIAHKIQVFDPGAGGRHKKRRGFPATPNRSLHRFCDRRFAQIVLPYIKEVNVLEEREIAALNQGIPFVQKQS